One genomic segment of Rubripirellula tenax includes these proteins:
- a CDS encoding pyridoxine 5'-phosphate synthase → MIELGVNIDHVATVRQARRTYEPDPVVAAALAEQGGADGITFHLREDRRHIQDRDVEILKATVTVKTNFELACADEVVAICCRTQPNWGLLVPESREEVTTEGGLNVTGDAGRVKAAVARLKEAGILVSLFIDPDLDQVRASAELGVDAVELHTGPYAIAGREDQKRELDRLAAAGREVTAAGMRLHAGHGLNYINVRDVAKLPDMIELNIGHSIVSRAVMVGMKEAVSEMRRILDLCAP, encoded by the coding sequence ATGATCGAACTCGGCGTCAACATTGATCACGTCGCGACCGTGCGTCAGGCTCGGCGGACGTATGAACCCGATCCGGTCGTTGCCGCGGCGCTGGCCGAACAGGGTGGCGCCGACGGGATCACGTTTCACCTGCGCGAAGATCGACGTCACATTCAAGATCGCGACGTCGAGATCCTGAAAGCGACGGTGACAGTGAAGACGAATTTCGAGTTGGCGTGCGCCGACGAAGTCGTCGCGATCTGTTGTCGCACGCAACCGAATTGGGGATTGTTGGTACCCGAGAGTCGCGAAGAAGTGACGACCGAGGGTGGATTGAATGTGACCGGAGATGCGGGTCGCGTCAAAGCCGCCGTCGCACGATTGAAAGAAGCCGGTATTTTGGTGAGCCTATTCATCGACCCGGATCTGGATCAGGTCCGCGCGTCTGCCGAATTGGGCGTCGACGCAGTCGAACTGCACACCGGGCCGTACGCGATCGCAGGTCGAGAAGATCAAAAACGAGAACTCGACCGTTTGGCCGCCGCTGGACGCGAGGTCACCGCCGCGGGCATGCGACTGCACGCCGGGCACGGGCTGAACTACATCAATGTTCGCGACGTTGCGAAGCTGCCCGATATGATCGAGCTGAATATCGGCCACTCGATCGTCAGCCGGGCGGTCATGGTCGGCATGAAAGAGGCTGTTTCGGAGATGCGGCGAATTTTGGATCTTTGCGCGCCGTAG
- a CDS encoding Rne/Rng family ribonuclease has product MKKEMLINVLQPEECRIAVLENNRLEELYMERKSVEAFAGNIYRGKIVNLEPSIQAAFVDFGVGRNGFLHISDVEPQYFRQGGYDPAEVMRESDEMAEVAAKRARESGRGSKHAFKGGRPRVKPPIQEIFRRGDEVLVQVIKEGIGTKGPTLSTYISIPGRYLVLMPSLLRVGVSRKIEDEDDRKRLKRCLLALNPPKGLGFIVRTAGAGRKENELENDLEYLLRLWKAIVKRIKSTTEPGVIYEESDLIIRTIRDIYSDDIDQILVDEKESYEKARDFLKMCMPRVVERLKFYDSDVPLFHKYKLEQEIVKINTRQVQLRDGGSIVIDPTEALVAIDVNSGNFRGNDSAEENAFRLNMAAAKEIARQLRLRDLGGVIVNDFIDMRKESHRRKVERTLRDAMATDRARTKILRTSPFGLIEMTRQRIRPSLKRSIYNDCPCCEGRGLVKTAESMSIEVIRTLALASKNTHIERVTIRVNDQVAAHLNNRKRRDVMLLEDTGKMSVQILGSEALYPEHLELDCRDKNGERVEIDS; this is encoded by the coding sequence ATGAAAAAAGAAATGCTGATCAATGTGCTGCAACCCGAAGAGTGCCGCATAGCCGTGTTGGAAAACAACCGGCTGGAAGAACTGTACATGGAACGCAAAAGCGTCGAAGCGTTTGCGGGCAACATTTACCGCGGCAAAATCGTCAATCTTGAACCCAGTATCCAAGCGGCATTCGTCGACTTTGGCGTTGGTCGAAATGGATTCCTGCACATCAGCGATGTCGAACCCCAATACTTTCGCCAAGGCGGTTACGACCCTGCCGAAGTGATGCGTGAATCGGACGAGATGGCCGAAGTGGCCGCCAAGCGAGCTCGCGAATCTGGCCGTGGATCCAAGCACGCATTCAAGGGCGGTCGCCCTCGTGTCAAACCTCCGATTCAAGAAATTTTTCGACGCGGCGACGAAGTCTTGGTGCAAGTCATCAAAGAAGGCATTGGTACCAAGGGGCCGACGCTTAGCACCTACATTTCGATCCCCGGTCGTTACTTGGTGTTGATGCCGTCGCTGCTTCGCGTCGGTGTCAGCCGCAAGATCGAAGACGAAGATGATCGCAAGCGATTGAAGCGATGCCTGTTGGCGCTCAACCCGCCCAAGGGACTCGGCTTCATCGTTCGTACCGCCGGAGCGGGTCGCAAAGAGAACGAACTCGAAAATGACCTCGAGTACTTGCTGCGACTTTGGAAAGCGATCGTCAAACGGATCAAGTCAACGACCGAACCGGGCGTGATCTACGAAGAAAGCGATCTGATCATCCGAACCATCCGGGACATCTACAGCGATGACATCGATCAAATTTTGGTCGACGAAAAAGAGTCGTACGAGAAGGCCCGTGACTTCTTGAAGATGTGCATGCCGCGAGTCGTCGAACGGCTGAAATTCTATGACAGCGACGTGCCACTGTTCCACAAGTACAAGTTGGAACAAGAGATCGTGAAGATCAACACTCGCCAAGTTCAGTTGCGTGACGGCGGCTCGATCGTGATCGATCCCACCGAAGCGTTGGTTGCGATCGACGTCAACAGCGGCAATTTCCGCGGCAACGATTCGGCGGAAGAAAACGCTTTCCGACTGAATATGGCGGCGGCGAAAGAAATCGCGCGTCAATTACGACTGCGTGACCTTGGCGGCGTGATCGTCAATGACTTCATCGACATGCGCAAAGAAAGCCACCGCCGCAAAGTCGAACGCACTCTGCGGGATGCGATGGCGACGGACCGCGCGCGAACCAAAATCTTGCGGACGAGTCCGTTCGGTTTGATCGAGATGACCCGTCAACGGATTCGTCCGAGTCTGAAACGGAGCATTTACAACGATTGCCCTTGCTGCGAAGGACGCGGGTTGGTCAAGACGGCCGAGAGCATGTCGATCGAGGTGATCCGGACTTTGGCGCTTGCGTCGAAGAACACGCACATCGAACGGGTCACGATCCGAGTCAACGATCAAGTCGCCGCGCACCTGAACAACCGCAAGCGTCGGGACGTCATGCTATTGGAAGACACCGGAAAGATGTCCGTACAGATTCTGGGCAGCGAAGCGCTCTACCCCGAACACCTCGAACTCGATTGCCGCGACAAAAACGGCGAACGCGTCGAGATCGATAGCTGA
- a CDS encoding TIGR03936 family radical SAM-associated protein, with the protein MTETSTTTDELTNAGDDSSAAMCAQQRIRYRVRFAKTGLLRWIGHQDMIRLWERIARRADLKLSMTEGFTPKPRFVFPSALALGAEGVNEVVEIELAESIAPTEMLNRLVRDNQPGLSINRVSRLPDGFGKAQLIRTDYRVSAPTGVDGHDVVINWNRIGESIDALLSKESITIERKKKAVTLVVQQQIHELRVDDESIVLSLIATNSASLRPNDVLTLLSLDNWIDGGATITRTNVHLDNEFETSDLDEIATRKQSPPASMRLTQTLQSHQAGPTPVRGA; encoded by the coding sequence GTGACCGAAACTTCCACCACCACCGATGAACTGACCAACGCAGGCGATGACTCGTCCGCGGCGATGTGCGCTCAGCAGCGCATTCGGTACCGGGTGCGGTTCGCAAAGACGGGATTGCTGCGTTGGATCGGTCATCAAGACATGATCCGATTGTGGGAACGGATCGCCCGTCGCGCCGACTTGAAACTGTCGATGACCGAAGGCTTCACACCCAAGCCGCGGTTCGTATTTCCGTCGGCGTTGGCGCTGGGCGCCGAGGGCGTCAACGAAGTCGTTGAGATCGAGTTGGCGGAATCGATCGCGCCCACCGAGATGCTCAATCGCTTGGTCCGCGACAACCAACCGGGGCTGTCGATCAACCGCGTTTCCCGATTGCCCGACGGTTTTGGCAAGGCCCAACTGATACGAACCGATTATCGCGTGTCTGCGCCGACCGGCGTGGATGGCCACGACGTGGTCATCAATTGGAACCGGATCGGCGAATCGATCGACGCCCTGTTGTCAAAAGAATCGATCACGATCGAGCGAAAAAAGAAGGCCGTCACGCTGGTGGTCCAACAACAGATTCACGAACTTCGCGTCGACGACGAATCGATCGTGTTGTCGTTGATCGCAACCAACTCTGCATCGCTGCGCCCCAACGATGTGTTAACGCTGCTTAGCCTTGACAATTGGATCGACGGCGGAGCCACGATCACACGAACCAACGTCCACTTGGACAACGAATTTGAAACCAGCGATCTCGACGAGATCGCTACCCGTAAACAATCACCGCCAGCGTCCATGCGATTGACGCAAACTTTGCAATCGCATCAAGCCGGCCCAACACCCGTAAGAGGTGCTTAA